One Faecalispora anaeroviscerum genomic window carries:
- a CDS encoding S-layer homology domain-containing protein — MGKRILSILLSVCMVLTLLPVAAMAEDANASMSASGEIIAFAPLDETEKSVATGTAIEDLGLPETLTATVRTAAAADSGTSQEPAQDSENPEEDSTSGNSAEASSSSAVQGNVNDQQEADDSGTSQEPVINSENPEEDSTSGNSTVATTSSAIQGNVNEQQESADPEWEETSVDVPVTWTSEPEYNGNENGEYVFTPVIEGYTVSADLPEITVTVGTQPLMTALRTGTPVTYGDFSVSVDEDGAAPTHNDGVLTFGTAGEYTVGMADGKTSTSNVIKVTADGVKLNLVGVNITAPQGAGSDNGAAALTVTTGTVTLNVIVDSSLTGGAGGSETDPDTNYGAMGGCGISGNIAVTGTATLTVTGGTSGQGMSLCGIGIIGNVNVSGEATLIARSGSGNGGIAISSATQYGGGTITVGDGYTVKAGTDAASATAFTGTSTNLQYVAIEPIIFTVAENTALEIKVLPIYGDPQVDNMVASQGFTQPTDGSKTANLYWDSAKTQLIPYGDNSFGIGSNTLEKIYFYATETGTYIFTATFIDDNDKSSNYTIKVKVTGDTPPDSLPTAEEYASASPAAASDTDYVLDSVKKTLTIKTAKGAAFWSANGKNYLDYTILLAKDINVSAFQWTPVGTDDGSFSGSFNGQGHTISSLTINTTDVRYAGLFGYASGATIKNLTVSGSVTASYVSGECYAGGIVGYNTEGSTIANCANYAAVSVSTSGNSSYANAKGGGIAALNSGTIENCRNSGAVTAANNSTNASPGYAYAGGICAFNNSGAIANSYNIGTSSATGATEALTGGICAKNCATITNCYSTNASKVTTNFYGSATTTGCGTFSDNGGVLTAGTADNCGSAQTLSYGNGLLAALNAWVGAKASGDYYTWQADSTSDPVNKGYPVFGEKWEAPATKYNVWVGNVQVTSANSNGITGDGITGTVTYNHDTNTLTLDGATITSGHLIENFDGPAGIDAEGNLNLELKNDNTITGISPSSGKCSFAVYNDGNLTIMGNGTLNATGGDTSDGGGYGLYITNSLSIQNDATVNVNSGNATNGNCWGVLVGDALTIQGSASVNVTGGTSTGENGSSYGVYVFGYTKVKDSASLSATSGAAEYQSYGIFISNNNSFEISGGTVTASTTDNDGASEGSAAINKKPILYFYKPAPVVMTSRFASGTDAVRNTLSDINIPSFKYIRIVPSSLPTAAEYASASPAAASNTDYVLDSVKKTLTIKTAKGAAFWSASSKNYLDYTILLADDIDVSNFLWTPVGTGADSFTGSFNGQGHTITGLTVDIYAGNEAVYAGLFGMTSGSIKNVGLAKASIVVSNTSTDSKQVFAGGLAGEAFDGAITNCFVMGGTVSASSGYGSYAGGLVGFASDDITVSNCYSTSSVTTSGTGGHSGGVAGCIGAGTIKDCYYLNGGTGMPEKGVGRVYPNCEPVITGCGTIGSNNSTLAAGTEEQFTSQQTLAYGTILSDALNVWVYAKASGDYYTWQDDTGSINGGYPVFDALWGTTTPVFDNCFKDIHTKKPDDPGSYMGEYHYDFDGWYTEQNGDGTKLGDSDDGTAGTRYYAKWIKNGKTVRTTALDLTDISESNLYRSTKSGDVYTNAAEGWTWYAAKTTVGSNTYAANTLVLSGLNINTAATATALKVPGGTTIVLTEGTINSARSGYTSSDSEAVYTYGVYGAGALNIKGGGTLSAFAGTAAYTKSNNSYGGFSYGIYSAGALNITEGIISAKGGFSGPTAAENKSYGIYSNSTIDISGGTVTGNGGGGKAESGGIAAEGDIKITGGVVAGQGGAVNLRTSIGIIARTAKISVTGGTVSATGGASTGTDDSSASVGVFADKVEISQGTVTATGGNAASGNASCGIAAISSVTVTGGRVTAKNGATGVLSAAINVYQGTLTVGGTEKLATIENATDGTNAITSSSGSIASKKLVMSGSDAVKVSFATYAITANAATNGSYTVKVDGSAVTSAQSDEKVVITPTASSDYELDTISVYKTGEANASVAVSNNTFTMPAYAVTIDVTFKAAITSLDLTGVGCNVATGKLTGTTANMEYSLDGGSTWKPCTQGETTNLTFTAGTVKVRQKDKTTNERTVATIAAPAASTTPTLDSKTANSVTLHAIAGYEYSKDGGTTWQISNVFSGLNGSTAYSFVARIKATAATLAGTTSTALNVTTNGTSSGGDGGSTGGSSSDTPSKPTAPVSGSTENKATVDDKGNASVSLTDNNITDAIADAKAAAAKKGVNAGDITAVIHVTTGGKDANTVTVNLPKTTQEQVIGNKISNVQLVIDSSDLTLGINRAAVTEINQQAKADVQLSATRMNSSKLSGDARSAIGNRPTFDFKATYGSGKSVSNFGNGSVSVEIPYTLQKGEVAGNVCAVYVDANGKVAYLDDSSYDAKRGTVVFSTSHFSTYGVAYNVGSHFTDINSHWAKDDILFAANRGLITGTSATTFSPNGSMTRGMFVTALGRLANADTSAYKQSSFTDVKANAYYMGYIEWAVKNNILAGVGGGKFDPDGLVTREQMAVMMDKYATATGFQLPEVHAQNTFADNAKISAWAAASVKRIQMAGILQGKNNNYYDPQGTATRAEVSAVLRRYVELAIFSDTAQGWVKNDSGQWMFFKDGKALTGWQTVDGKVYCFDSKGGAFANGWKQNAKGEWLFLSPDGSAVTGWKDIGAKGNTKRYYFDTYGVRIAGKWLQINGKWYYFYADGSLAKSTKIDSYLVDENGVRKTK, encoded by the coding sequence ATGGGAAAAAGAATTTTAAGTATTTTGCTTTCGGTTTGCATGGTACTGACATTGCTGCCGGTTGCCGCTATGGCGGAAGACGCAAATGCTTCGATGAGCGCAAGTGGGGAAATTATAGCCTTTGCACCGCTTGACGAAACAGAAAAGTCGGTAGCTACCGGCACAGCGATTGAGGATTTAGGGCTTCCTGAAACCCTAACGGCAACGGTGAGAACAGCCGCGGCTGCGGACAGTGGTACATCCCAGGAACCCGCGCAGGATTCAGAAAACCCGGAAGAGGATTCCACATCGGGTAATTCCGCAGAGGCAAGCTCCAGCTCTGCGGTACAAGGGAATGTGAATGACCAGCAGGAGGCGGACGATAGCGGTACCTCCCAGGAACCTGTAATCAATTCAGAAAACCCGGAAGAGGATTCCACATCGGGTAATTCCACAGTGGCAACCACCAGCTCTGCCATACAAGGGAATGTGAATGAGCAGCAGGAATCGGCCGACCCCGAATGGGAAGAAACGAGTGTGGACGTTCCGGTGACATGGACGTCCGAGCCGGAATATAACGGAAATGAAAACGGTGAGTATGTATTTACGCCGGTAATAGAAGGCTATACGGTGAGCGCCGATCTGCCTGAGATTACTGTGACGGTGGGTACGCAGCCCCTGATGACGGCTCTGCGAACGGGTACGCCCGTTACCTACGGCGACTTTTCTGTCAGCGTAGATGAAGATGGCGCGGCGCCGACGCATAATGACGGCGTGCTGACGTTTGGCACGGCGGGGGAATATACCGTTGGAATGGCTGATGGAAAGACTTCCACCTCCAACGTGATTAAAGTCACCGCCGATGGTGTCAAGCTGAACCTTGTCGGCGTAAACATTACTGCACCGCAAGGTGCCGGGAGTGATAACGGTGCGGCTGCCTTGACCGTGACAACCGGCACAGTAACCTTGAATGTTATTGTGGACAGCTCTCTGACTGGCGGTGCCGGAGGATCAGAAACCGACCCTGATACGAACTACGGTGCAATGGGCGGCTGCGGCATCAGCGGGAATATTGCCGTCACAGGCACGGCAACGCTTACCGTGACCGGCGGTACAAGTGGTCAAGGAATGAGCTTGTGCGGTATAGGTATCATTGGCAATGTGAATGTCTCCGGTGAGGCTACCCTTATCGCCAGAAGCGGCAGCGGTAATGGGGGTATTGCCATCAGCTCCGCCACCCAATACGGCGGAGGCACAATTACCGTGGGTGATGGCTATACGGTCAAGGCTGGAACAGATGCTGCCAGCGCGACAGCATTTACAGGGACTTCAACCAATTTACAGTATGTCGCTATAGAACCCATTATTTTCACCGTTGCTGAGAATACGGCGCTCGAGATTAAGGTTCTACCTATTTATGGGGACCCTCAAGTGGATAATATGGTTGCTTCGCAAGGGTTTACACAACCAACAGATGGAAGCAAAACTGCAAACTTATACTGGGATTCAGCGAAAACCCAATTAATCCCATATGGGGATAATTCTTTCGGAATTGGATCTAATACTCTGGAGAAAATTTACTTTTATGCAACAGAAACGGGAACTTATATATTTACTGCCACGTTTATAGATGATAATGACAAAAGCAGTAATTATACTATTAAAGTAAAGGTTACCGGAGACACTCCGCCTGACTCTCTCCCCACGGCGGAGGAGTACGCGTCGGCTTCTCCGGCGGCGGCTTCCGATACCGACTATGTGCTCGATTCCGTTAAAAAGACCCTCACCATCAAAACCGCAAAGGGTGCGGCGTTCTGGTCGGCAAACGGCAAGAATTATCTTGACTACACGATCCTTCTTGCCAAGGACATCAACGTGTCTGCTTTCCAGTGGACGCCGGTGGGAACAGACGATGGCTCTTTTTCCGGCAGCTTCAACGGACAGGGGCATACCATTAGCAGCCTTACAATAAATACTACAGACGTACGATACGCCGGACTGTTCGGCTATGCAAGCGGTGCGACCATCAAAAACCTTACAGTTTCGGGCAGCGTGACGGCAAGCTATGTGTCGGGCGAGTGCTACGCTGGCGGAATTGTCGGCTACAATACCGAGGGCAGCACCATTGCCAATTGCGCCAACTACGCCGCCGTTTCGGTAAGTACCAGCGGAAACTCCAGTTATGCGAATGCCAAAGGCGGGGGGATTGCCGCTCTAAATAGTGGCACAATCGAAAACTGCCGGAACAGCGGCGCTGTTACCGCTGCGAACAACTCAACAAACGCGAGTCCGGGCTACGCCTATGCCGGCGGTATCTGCGCATTCAACAACAGTGGCGCCATTGCCAACAGCTACAACATCGGCACTTCTTCTGCGACCGGCGCAACCGAAGCCCTTACCGGAGGCATCTGCGCCAAAAACTGCGCAACCATAACAAATTGCTATTCCACAAATGCAAGTAAGGTAACCACTAACTTTTATGGATCAGCCACTACCACCGGCTGCGGAACCTTTTCGGATAACGGCGGTGTGCTGACGGCGGGCACCGCCGATAACTGCGGCAGTGCCCAAACCCTTTCCTATGGAAATGGTCTTCTCGCCGCCCTCAACGCCTGGGTTGGCGCCAAAGCCAGCGGTGACTACTACACATGGCAAGCCGACAGCACAAGCGACCCGGTAAACAAGGGTTACCCCGTGTTCGGTGAAAAGTGGGAAGCGCCCGCTACGAAATATAACGTTTGGGTAGGTAATGTTCAAGTTACCAGTGCCAACTCCAATGGAATTACAGGGGATGGCATTACGGGTACGGTCACCTACAACCACGACACCAATACTCTCACATTAGACGGTGCGACGATTACCAGCGGTCATTTGATAGAGAATTTCGACGGTCCCGCCGGAATTGATGCAGAGGGTAATTTAAACTTAGAACTAAAAAATGATAACACGATTACCGGAATTAGCCCGTCCAGCGGCAAGTGCAGCTTCGCTGTATACAACGATGGGAACCTAACGATAATGGGTAACGGAACCTTAAATGCTACCGGCGGAGATACTTCAGATGGCGGCGGCTACGGTTTGTATATCACAAATAGCCTTAGCATTCAAAACGATGCTACCGTTAACGTCAACAGCGGGAACGCAACAAATGGGAACTGTTGGGGTGTTCTGGTTGGCGATGCCCTTACCATTCAAGGGAGCGCCTCCGTTAACGTCACCGGCGGTACTTCAACAGGAGAAAATGGGAGCAGCTACGGTGTGTACGTCTTCGGTTACACCAAAGTGAAAGACAGTGCCAGCCTATCCGCCACCAGTGGCGCGGCGGAATACCAAAGCTACGGTATTTTTATCTCTAATAATAATAGCTTTGAGATATCGGGCGGAACCGTGACGGCCAGCACCACCGATAATGACGGCGCATCAGAAGGCTCTGCCGCTATAAATAAAAAGCCAATTTTATATTTTTACAAGCCTGCACCTGTAGTTATGACAAGCAGATTTGCGAGCGGTACGGATGCCGTAAGGAATACGCTGAGTGATATCAATATTCCATCCTTCAAATACATTCGCATTGTACCATCTTCTCTTCCCACGGCGGCGGAGTACGCGTCGGCTTCTCCGGCGGCGGCTTCCAATACCGACTATGTGCTCGATTCCGTTAAAAAGACCCTCACCATCAAAACCGCAAAGGGTGCGGCGTTCTGGTCGGCGAGCAGCAAGAATTATCTTGACTACACGATCCTTCTCGCCGATGACATTGATGTGTCTAACTTTCTGTGGACACCGGTGGGAACAGGCGCAGACTCTTTTACCGGCAGCTTTAACGGACAGGGGCATACCATCACAGGGCTGACGGTGGATATTTACGCGGGTAATGAAGCAGTCTATGCCGGGTTGTTTGGCATGACCAGCGGTTCCATTAAAAACGTAGGGTTGGCGAAGGCGTCAATCGTCGTTTCCAACACCTCTACTGACTCTAAGCAGGTGTTTGCCGGTGGTCTGGCAGGCGAAGCATTCGATGGGGCCATCACGAACTGCTTTGTCATGGGAGGCACCGTGAGCGCCAGCAGCGGCTATGGTTCCTACGCCGGAGGGCTGGTGGGCTTTGCCAGCGACGACATCACTGTCAGCAATTGCTACAGTACCTCCAGCGTCACCACCAGTGGCACAGGCGGCCATTCCGGCGGTGTGGCAGGCTGTATAGGCGCTGGCACAATCAAGGATTGCTATTATTTGAACGGCGGTACAGGTATGCCGGAAAAGGGCGTTGGCCGTGTGTACCCCAATTGCGAACCTGTCATCACAGGCTGCGGCACGATTGGCAGCAACAATAGCACACTGGCGGCGGGCACGGAGGAGCAGTTTACCTCTCAGCAGACCCTTGCCTATGGCACCATCCTCTCTGACGCCCTCAACGTCTGGGTCTACGCCAAAGCCAGCGGTGACTACTACACATGGCAAGACGATACAGGGAGCATAAACGGCGGCTACCCAGTATTCGACGCGCTGTGGGGTACGACCACCCCGGTTTTCGACAATTGCTTCAAAGACATCCATACGAAAAAGCCCGACGACCCCGGTAGTTATATGGGTGAATACCACTACGACTTTGACGGCTGGTATACCGAGCAGAATGGCGATGGTACGAAATTGGGCGACAGCGACGATGGCACCGCCGGTACCCGCTATTACGCCAAGTGGATCAAGAACGGCAAAACCGTTCGCACTACGGCGCTGGATTTGACGGATATCAGCGAGTCCAACCTCTACCGCTCAACCAAAAGCGGTGACGTATACACGAATGCCGCTGAGGGCTGGACATGGTACGCCGCCAAAACCACAGTGGGAAGCAATACCTACGCCGCCAACACCCTTGTCCTCTCCGGCCTGAACATCAACACCGCCGCTACCGCCACCGCCCTGAAGGTTCCTGGCGGCACAACCATTGTGCTCACGGAGGGTACCATAAACTCCGCAAGGAGCGGCTATACCAGCTCGGACAGTGAAGCTGTATATACCTATGGCGTTTATGGTGCTGGTGCCCTGAACATAAAAGGCGGCGGCACGCTCAGCGCCTTTGCCGGCACAGCAGCATACACCAAAAGCAACAATTCCTATGGAGGCTTCAGCTACGGTATTTACAGTGCCGGGGCGCTCAACATCACCGAAGGCATAATCTCTGCCAAAGGCGGTTTCAGTGGGCCAACAGCCGCTGAAAATAAAAGCTACGGTATCTATTCCAATTCAACCATCGACATCAGCGGCGGCACCGTCACCGGCAACGGCGGCGGAGGAAAGGCTGAAAGCGGTGGCATCGCAGCCGAAGGTGATATTAAAATTACCGGAGGTGTCGTTGCGGGTCAAGGAGGAGCGGTAAATCTCCGTACAAGTATAGGTATCATCGCGCGAACAGCGAAAATATCCGTCACCGGCGGCACGGTTTCCGCCACAGGCGGTGCGTCGACTGGTACTGATGACTCGTCTGCCAGCGTCGGTGTTTTCGCTGATAAGGTAGAAATCTCCCAAGGAACTGTCACCGCCACCGGCGGCAATGCAGCCAGTGGCAACGCAAGCTGCGGCATCGCAGCCATAAGTTCGGTTACTGTTACCGGCGGAAGGGTTACCGCTAAAAATGGTGCAACAGGGGTGCTTTCTGCGGCGATAAATGTGTACCAAGGTACACTCACCGTTGGCGGCACCGAAAAACTTGCCACTATTGAAAATGCCACAGACGGCACAAACGCGATTACAAGCAGCAGCGGCAGCATTGCGAGCAAAAAGCTCGTCATGTCCGGCAGCGATGCCGTGAAAGTCAGCTTCGCCACTTATGCCATCACCGCGAATGCCGCCACCAATGGCAGCTACACCGTGAAGGTGGATGGCAGCGCGGTAACCTCGGCACAATCCGACGAAAAAGTCGTCATCACCCCCACCGCAAGCAGCGACTATGAGTTGGACACCATTTCGGTTTATAAAACTGGTGAAGCAAACGCATCGGTGGCGGTCAGCAACAACACCTTCACCATGCCCGCTTATGCGGTAACAATCGATGTAACCTTTAAGGCGGCAATCACTTCTCTTGATTTGACCGGCGTAGGCTGTAACGTAGCTACCGGAAAGCTCACCGGCACGACGGCAAATATGGAATACAGCCTGGATGGCGGCAGTACCTGGAAACCTTGCACACAAGGAGAAACTACAAACCTAACGTTTACGGCAGGCACGGTAAAGGTTCGACAAAAAGACAAAACAACTAACGAACGCACCGTTGCAACCATTGCAGCTCCAGCAGCATCCACCACACCAACACTGGATAGCAAAACCGCTAACAGTGTGACGCTCCATGCGATTGCGGGCTATGAATATTCGAAGGACGGCGGTACTACTTGGCAAATCAGCAATGTGTTTTCTGGCCTGAACGGCAGTACCGCGTATAGCTTCGTGGCTCGAATTAAGGCCACTGCTGCCACGCTTGCCGGCACAACCAGCACGGCGCTTAATGTCACGACGAACGGCACGTCCTCCGGCGGCGATGGAGGCTCTACTGGCGGCAGCTCCTCCGATACTCCAAGCAAGCCAACCGCGCCTGTCAGCGGCAGCACGGAAAATAAGGCTACGGTGGACGATAAGGGCAACGCCAGCGTCAGCCTGACTGACAACAACATCACTGACGCCATTGCGGACGCAAAGGCTGCAGCAGCGAAAAAAGGCGTGAACGCAGGCGACATCACGGCGGTGATTCACGTTACGACAGGCGGAAAGGACGCAAACACTGTGACGGTCAATCTGCCCAAGACCACACAGGAGCAGGTCATTGGCAACAAGATTTCCAATGTTCAACTTGTCATTGACAGCTCTGACCTCACCCTCGGCATCAACCGTGCTGCGGTGACGGAAATCAACCAACAGGCAAAAGCCGATGTTCAGCTTTCCGCTACCCGCATGAACAGCTCCAAGCTGTCCGGCGATGCAAGAAGCGCCATTGGCAACCGACCAACCTTTGATTTCAAGGCAACCTATGGCAGCGGTAAGTCCGTAAGCAATTTTGGTAATGGCAGTGTCAGTGTGGAGATTCCTTATACCCTGCAAAAAGGCGAAGTTGCGGGCAATGTTTGTGCTGTGTATGTGGACGCAAACGGCAAAGTGGCTTATCTCGACGATTCCAGCTATGATGCAAAGCGCGGAACGGTAGTGTTTTCCACCAGTCATTTCTCCACCTACGGTGTGGCCTACAACGTCGGCTCCCATTTTACCGACATTAACAGTCATTGGGCGAAAGACGATATTCTTTTTGCCGCAAACCGCGGTCTTATCACTGGCACCAGTGCTACCACGTTCAGCCCCAACGGTTCTATGACACGGGGGATGTTTGTAACAGCACTCGGGCGTTTGGCAAATGCCGACACAAGCGCCTACAAGCAGTCCAGTTTTACCGATGTGAAGGCCAACGCATATTACATGGGCTATATCGAATGGGCCGTCAAGAATAATATATTGGCAGGCGTAGGTGGCGGCAAGTTCGACCCGGACGGTCTTGTGACCCGTGAGCAGATGGCGGTTATGATGGACAAGTATGCCACGGCTACTGGGTTCCAGCTGCCGGAAGTTCACGCACAGAACACCTTTGCCGACAATGCCAAAATTAGTGCGTGGGCGGCAGCTTCCGTAAAGCGCATTCAGATGGCAGGCATTCTTCAGGGCAAAAACAATAATTATTATGACCCCCAGGGAACGGCTACCCGTGCCGAGGTTTCGGCGGTGCTGCGGCGCTATGTGGAACTGGCGATTTTCAGCGATACGGCTCAAGGCTGGGTAAAAAACGATTCCGGCCAGTGGATGTTCTTTAAAGATGGCAAAGCTCTCACAGGCTGGCAGACCGTGGACGGAAAGGTCTACTGCTTTGACAGCAAGGGCGGTGCTTTCGCCAACGGCTGGAAGCAGAACGCCAAAGGCGAATGGCTCTTCCTGTCCCCAGACGGCAGCGCGGTTACTGGGTGGAAAGACATTGGAGCAAAAGGAAATACGAAACGCTATTATTTTGATACCTATGGCGTCAGGATTGCCGGCAAATGGCTCCAGATCAATGGCAAATGGTATTACTTTTATGCCGACGGCTCTCTAGCCAAGAGTACAAAAATTGACAGCTATCTGGTGGATGAAAACGGCGTGCGAAAAACCAAGTAA